One stretch of Muribaculum intestinale DNA includes these proteins:
- a CDS encoding M13 family metallopeptidase gives MSSLTHRAVRLTLTLATATTIMTANAITAPLGVDRANLDESVAPQTDFYDYACGGWMKLNPLKPEFARFGTFDQLRDNNRIQVRELISGLDSRNAVPGSVAQKIGDLYSMGLDSLRLNIQGAQPVMGDVVAINQAGRADIIDMLATAPGMSGFFETGVEADMMSSDNNAMYLTQGTLGMGDRDYYIEDTDRARSVREAYAGYLRRLAELVGYSADGQARLADNTIAIETQLAHAAMSREELRDPAASYNPMAMSELVAEYPAVDLRRYFDRQGITDIDTLIVGQPKVLAAVDSILANASEQALHDYLTVMYLDGAADYLSDDFVAAKFGLTRAITGVEEPMPRWKRALAVPNALLGEAVGELYVEKYFPERSKTKMLELVGNLRKALGMHIKGLTWMSDTTKTRALEKLDAFTVKVGYPDKWRNYSALVIDPRQSYWDNIKRAIVNEQKYNLAQWGKPVDRDRWYMTPQTVNAYYNPTTNEICFPAGILQPPYFNPDADPAENYGAIGVVIGHEMTHGFDDQGSLFDKDGNFANWWTPADKEKFTGLTDRLAAQFDRIIVLGDTHANGRLTLGENIADQGGLRVAYTAYHMSLEAEPESDKTIDGFTPDQRFYLAYANVWAGNIRDEEILNRTKTDPHSLGRWRVNGTLRNLEQFFDAFSVKEGDAMWLAPSERVIIW, from the coding sequence ATGTCATCATTAACCCATCGGGCCGTCAGGCTCACTCTCACACTTGCTACCGCCACTACCATTATGACCGCCAATGCCATAACCGCACCGCTCGGAGTCGACCGTGCCAATCTCGACGAAAGCGTGGCTCCGCAGACCGACTTCTACGACTATGCCTGCGGAGGATGGATGAAACTCAACCCGCTTAAACCGGAGTTCGCGCGCTTCGGCACATTCGACCAGTTGCGCGACAATAACCGTATACAGGTGCGCGAACTCATCTCCGGCCTCGACAGCCGCAATGCCGTCCCCGGCTCGGTGGCGCAGAAAATCGGCGACCTGTATTCCATGGGCCTTGACTCTCTGCGCCTCAACATACAGGGTGCGCAACCGGTGATGGGCGATGTGGTGGCCATAAACCAGGCCGGTCGTGCCGACATAATCGACATGCTTGCCACCGCGCCGGGAATGAGCGGATTCTTCGAGACCGGTGTGGAAGCCGACATGATGAGTTCCGACAACAATGCCATGTATCTTACGCAGGGCACACTCGGCATGGGCGACCGCGACTATTATATCGAGGATACCGATCGCGCACGCAGTGTGCGTGAGGCATATGCCGGATATCTGCGCCGGCTTGCCGAGCTGGTAGGCTACTCCGCCGACGGACAGGCTCGTCTCGCCGACAACACAATAGCAATCGAGACTCAGCTGGCACATGCCGCCATGAGCCGTGAGGAACTCCGCGACCCTGCTGCGAGCTACAATCCTATGGCCATGTCGGAGCTTGTGGCTGAATATCCTGCCGTCGATCTCCGCCGCTATTTTGACCGCCAGGGCATCACTGACATTGACACTCTTATCGTAGGGCAGCCAAAGGTGCTCGCCGCTGTCGATTCGATTCTTGCCAATGCCTCCGAGCAGGCACTACACGACTATCTTACAGTAATGTATCTTGATGGCGCCGCCGACTATCTCAGCGACGATTTCGTAGCCGCCAAATTCGGTCTTACACGTGCCATTACAGGTGTGGAAGAACCCATGCCGCGCTGGAAACGCGCTCTCGCCGTGCCCAACGCTCTTCTTGGCGAGGCTGTAGGCGAACTGTATGTCGAAAAATACTTCCCCGAGCGCTCAAAGACAAAAATGCTTGAGCTTGTCGGCAATCTGCGCAAGGCTCTCGGCATGCATATCAAGGGGCTGACATGGATGAGCGACACTACAAAGACCCGGGCTCTGGAGAAGCTCGACGCATTTACCGTAAAGGTCGGATATCCTGACAAATGGCGCAACTATTCGGCTCTTGTCATAGACCCGCGCCAGAGCTACTGGGACAATATCAAGCGTGCCATTGTCAATGAGCAGAAATACAATCTGGCCCAGTGGGGGAAACCGGTCGACCGCGACCGTTGGTACATGACTCCGCAGACTGTCAACGCATATTACAACCCCACAACCAACGAGATATGCTTCCCCGCAGGCATACTTCAGCCGCCTTACTTCAATCCCGATGCCGACCCGGCCGAGAATTATGGTGCCATCGGTGTGGTAATCGGGCATGAGATGACCCACGGTTTCGACGACCAGGGGAGTCTGTTTGACAAGGACGGCAATTTCGCAAACTGGTGGACACCTGCCGACAAAGAAAAATTTACCGGACTCACCGACCGGCTTGCAGCTCAGTTCGACCGTATAATAGTGCTTGGCGACACCCATGCCAACGGACGTCTGACTCTCGGCGAGAATATCGCCGACCAGGGAGGTCTGCGCGTTGCGTATACGGCCTATCATATGAGTCTTGAAGCCGAGCCGGAGTCCGACAAGACAATCGACGGCTTTACACCCGACCAACGCTTCTACCTTGCCTATGCCAATGTGTGGGCCGGAAATATACGCGACGAGGAGATTCTCAACCGCACAAAGACCGACCCCCATTCTCTCGGTCGCTGGCGCGTCAACGGCACTCTGCGCAATCTCGAGCAATTCTTCGACGCATTCTCCGTTAAGGAGGGCGATGCCATGTGGCTCGCTCCGTCAGAGCGTGTGATTATCTGGTAA
- a CDS encoding ABC-F family ATP-binding cassette domain-containing protein: protein MISIQNLSVEFSAKSLFDGINYVINKRDRIALVGKNGAGKSTMLKIIAGVQKPTSGSVAVPQDVTIGYLPQHMTLTDTNTVIDEVRKAFGHIQQLHEQYDRLSAELAERTDYESDAYARLIDRMTTLSEQISMEEGDGGEAEMEKTLIGLGFVRSDFNRPTSEFSGGWRMRIELAKILLQRPDVLLLDEPTNHLDIESIQWLENFLVTKAGAVVLVSHDRAFIDNVTNRTIEISLGKIYDYAVNYSKYVVLHQERIEQQRRAYENQQKQIQDTEEFIERFRYKATKAVQVQSRMKQLAKIERIEVDEVDTSRLNLRFPPAPRSGDYPVIADGVGKAYGDHQVFDGATFTIKRGEKVAFVGKNGEGKSTLVKCIMGEIPFTGHLKLGHNVKIGYFAQNQAQLLDGEITVFDTIDRVAVGDIRTKIRDILGAFMFGGEASDKKVKVLSGGEKTRLAMIRLLLEPVNLLILDEPTNHLDMSTKDILKQAIKDFDGTVIVVSHDREFLDGLVEKVYEFGGGKMRECLGGIYEFLEKKKLDSLAELERNKPSTPDKPAQDTRNTTAPQKPATQQDAPAQRQGRVNYTEQRERQRMVKRAEKKVAEAEASIADIEARIAEVEARIAAGEVDADIFERHAALGKQLDNAMSLWELAGIELDELKQSLGID from the coding sequence ATGATTTCGATACAGAATCTATCGGTTGAATTCAGCGCGAAAAGTCTTTTCGACGGCATAAACTATGTAATCAACAAGCGCGATCGCATAGCCCTCGTCGGAAAGAACGGGGCCGGAAAGTCGACCATGCTCAAGATTATCGCCGGTGTGCAGAAGCCCACCTCCGGCTCTGTGGCCGTACCGCAGGATGTGACAATAGGTTATCTCCCGCAGCATATGACGCTGACCGATACCAACACGGTAATCGACGAAGTGCGCAAAGCCTTCGGCCATATACAGCAGCTTCACGAGCAATACGACCGTCTGAGCGCGGAGCTTGCCGAACGCACCGACTACGAGAGCGATGCGTATGCACGTCTCATCGACCGCATGACCACACTTTCCGAGCAGATATCAATGGAAGAGGGCGACGGCGGAGAGGCTGAGATGGAGAAGACACTCATAGGCCTCGGATTTGTGCGCAGCGACTTCAACCGTCCTACTTCAGAGTTTTCAGGCGGATGGCGTATGCGTATCGAGCTTGCCAAGATTCTATTGCAGCGCCCCGACGTGCTGTTGCTCGACGAGCCTACCAACCATCTTGACATCGAGTCGATACAGTGGCTTGAGAATTTTCTTGTCACCAAGGCCGGCGCTGTGGTGCTTGTAAGCCACGACCGTGCGTTCATAGACAATGTCACCAACCGCACAATCGAGATTTCACTTGGCAAGATATATGACTACGCTGTCAACTACTCGAAATATGTGGTGCTTCATCAGGAGCGCATCGAGCAGCAGCGCCGTGCCTATGAGAATCAGCAGAAACAGATACAGGACACCGAGGAATTCATCGAACGCTTCCGCTACAAGGCCACAAAGGCCGTGCAGGTGCAGAGCCGCATGAAGCAGCTCGCCAAAATCGAGCGCATAGAGGTCGATGAGGTCGACACCTCGCGTCTTAACCTGCGATTCCCTCCGGCCCCACGCTCGGGCGACTACCCGGTAATAGCCGACGGGGTAGGGAAGGCATATGGCGACCATCAGGTGTTTGACGGCGCAACGTTTACCATAAAGCGTGGCGAGAAGGTGGCTTTTGTCGGAAAGAATGGCGAGGGAAAATCGACTCTTGTAAAGTGTATAATGGGTGAAATCCCGTTTACCGGACACCTCAAGCTCGGGCACAACGTAAAAATCGGTTATTTCGCACAGAACCAGGCTCAGCTGCTTGACGGGGAAATCACAGTGTTTGACACAATCGACCGTGTGGCTGTAGGCGACATCCGCACAAAAATACGCGATATTCTTGGCGCGTTTATGTTCGGAGGCGAGGCGTCCGACAAGAAAGTAAAGGTGCTTTCCGGCGGTGAAAAGACCCGACTGGCCATGATACGCCTGTTGCTGGAGCCTGTCAACCTGTTGATTCTCGACGAGCCTACCAATCATCTCGATATGTCCACAAAAGATATCCTCAAGCAGGCTATCAAGGATTTCGACGGCACGGTAATTGTCGTGAGCCACGACCGAGAGTTCCTCGACGGACTTGTCGAGAAGGTCTACGAATTCGGAGGCGGAAAGATGAGAGAGTGCCTTGGAGGCATATACGAGTTCCTTGAAAAGAAGAAGCTCGATTCGCTTGCCGAGCTTGAGCGCAACAAGCCCTCGACTCCCGACAAACCGGCTCAAGACACAAGAAATACCACGGCACCTCAGAAACCGGCGACTCAACAGGATGCTCCTGCACAGCGCCAGGGGCGTGTAAACTATACCGAGCAACGTGAACGCCAGCGTATGGTGAAACGCGCCGAGAAGAAAGTGGCCGAGGCCGAGGCATCAATCGCCGATATCGAGGCGCGGATTGCCGAAGTCGAGGCACGGATTGCTGCCGGCGAAGTCGATGCCGACATATTCGAGCGTCATGCGGCCCTTGGCAAGCAACTTGACAATGCCATGAGCCTGTGGGAACTCGCGGGTATCGAACTCGACGAACTCAAGCAGAGCCTCGGCATTGACTGA
- a CDS encoding SGNH/GDSL hydrolase family protein, whose translation MKIIKTIAISTFIAATSLLCDAREFQDWSNFRRYHDSNTEVKALPAAERQVVFLGNSITDNWARFRPDFFKQNGYIGRGISGQTTYQFLSRFREDVINLGPRIVVINAATNDVAENTHPYVEDMTVDNISSLIELAQANGITPVLTTTLPAASFGWRKEITGSSDKIASLNKRLEALAKKKGILFVDYYSRLVSPGDETRALNPAYTNDGVHPTEAGYAVMESIIHPVLQDLLAK comes from the coding sequence ATGAAGATTATTAAAACAATTGCCATCAGTACATTCATCGCAGCGACATCTCTTCTGTGCGATGCCCGTGAGTTTCAGGACTGGTCAAACTTCCGCCGCTACCACGACAGCAACACCGAAGTAAAGGCACTTCCTGCGGCCGAACGACAGGTTGTGTTCCTGGGCAACTCGATTACAGACAACTGGGCCCGTTTCCGACCCGACTTTTTCAAACAGAACGGCTATATCGGACGCGGAATCTCGGGACAGACCACCTATCAGTTCCTGTCGCGTTTCCGTGAAGATGTAATCAATCTGGGTCCGCGCATCGTGGTCATCAATGCCGCCACCAACGATGTGGCTGAAAACACCCATCCATATGTCGAGGATATGACTGTCGACAATATATCGTCGCTCATCGAACTCGCTCAGGCCAACGGCATAACTCCGGTACTCACCACCACTCTTCCGGCGGCATCGTTCGGATGGCGCAAGGAGATTACCGGAAGTTCCGACAAAATCGCATCTCTGAACAAGCGTCTTGAAGCGCTCGCAAAGAAGAAAGGCATCCTGTTTGTCGACTATTATTCGCGTCTTGTCAGTCCGGGCGACGAGACCCGGGCACTGAATCCGGCCTATACCAACGACGGCGTGCATCCCACCGAAGCCGGATATGCAGTGATGGAATCAATAATCCACCCTGTGCTACAGGACTTGCTCGCGAAATAA
- a CDS encoding iron-containing alcohol dehydrogenase, whose amino-acid sequence MDNFVYYAPTKFVFGRYTEKRIGELAKEFGGTRALVVYGGGSAVRSGAVGRAVRSLHAAGFDTFNLEGIQPNPADDRVREGIELVRMHDIDIIIAVGGGSVIDTAKAIALGALYDGDFWDFYCGKATPERALPVGVVLTIPAAGSEGSGNSVITLREVRNEDGEVVSGPVKLSLRTESVLRPKFAIMNPELTLTLPAWQTACGIVDMMAHIFERYFSNTPDCEVTDRVAEGLLKAIVCEGRRVMESPDDYQARANIMWAATLAHNGICGTGRREDWSSHFIEHEISAVYPDVAHGAGLAAVIPAWMEYVAAKNPGKVAQFAERVMDVVPAPGSVPVDIALEGIARLRSFFLNIGMPSDFAGLGVIDPDIPALVEALHMHKGESIGNYVPLTARDTKAIYMALM is encoded by the coding sequence ATGGATAATTTTGTATATTATGCTCCGACAAAGTTTGTGTTCGGGCGCTATACTGAAAAGAGAATCGGCGAGCTTGCCAAAGAGTTTGGCGGCACGCGCGCGCTTGTGGTATATGGCGGAGGCTCTGCCGTAAGAAGTGGTGCCGTCGGGCGTGCTGTGCGTTCGCTTCATGCAGCCGGTTTCGACACTTTCAACCTCGAGGGCATCCAGCCCAATCCGGCCGACGACCGTGTGCGCGAAGGTATCGAGCTTGTGCGCATGCACGATATAGATATCATCATTGCTGTCGGCGGCGGCTCGGTAATCGACACAGCCAAGGCGATTGCCCTCGGTGCACTGTACGACGGCGATTTCTGGGATTTCTATTGTGGAAAGGCTACGCCTGAGCGTGCTTTGCCGGTCGGAGTGGTGCTTACCATACCGGCTGCCGGCAGCGAAGGCTCGGGCAATTCGGTAATCACCCTTCGTGAGGTAAGGAATGAAGACGGAGAGGTCGTTTCCGGCCCCGTGAAACTGAGTCTGCGCACTGAGTCGGTGCTGCGTCCTAAGTTCGCGATAATGAATCCGGAGCTGACTCTCACACTTCCGGCCTGGCAGACCGCCTGTGGTATTGTCGACATGATGGCCCACATATTCGAACGCTATTTCTCCAATACTCCCGATTGTGAAGTTACCGACCGCGTGGCCGAGGGGCTGCTGAAAGCGATTGTCTGCGAAGGGCGCCGTGTGATGGAGTCGCCCGACGACTATCAGGCTCGTGCCAACATAATGTGGGCGGCAACACTCGCCCACAACGGCATCTGCGGCACCGGACGGCGCGAGGACTGGTCGAGTCATTTTATCGAGCATGAAATCAGTGCTGTATATCCGGATGTAGCACATGGAGCCGGACTCGCGGCTGTGATTCCCGCATGGATGGAGTATGTGGCTGCAAAAAATCCCGGCAAGGTGGCACAGTTTGCCGAGCGGGTGATGGATGTCGTCCCGGCCCCCGGGTCAGTTCCTGTCGATATTGCCTTGGAAGGCATAGCGCGTCTGCGCTCTTTCTTCCTCAATATCGGCATGCCTTCCGATTTTGCCGGACTCGGTGTCATCGACCCGGATATCCCGGCACTCGTCGAGGCTCTGCACATGCATAAGGGTGAATCCATAGGCAACTACGTCCCCCTCACGGCCAGGGATACCAAAGCTATATACATGGCTCTGATGTAG
- the yidC gene encoding membrane protein insertase YidC, whose translation MDKNTMYGMLLMGAVLLGFMWLNQPEPQPGPAPDMEVTQEQAQAAADNLLASPSDSLTRGQLVMLADAVARYGVQDSTGTGRIDRDGIVLTGNGTEVTGHIRVDSVDVPVGMLANPAMALTSSGISSKAYSDAVARVKTLLRDLTQYQGFARYLQGTNDTVRLANDLISLDISTKGAMIAAAELSKYDSFRGGNVKVISGNDDAYSFILSSADREFDTRDFYFRPTEVTDSSVLMSLDLGKGTEFGLRYTLLPDSYVVRLDVEQKGMQSIIPSNVVTMDFVWRQRMIRQEEGRMFEERNSAIFYKYAGGGVDNLKETSSDSKEINEPVKWLAFKNQFFSMAFIARNSFNNAALQSTVLSVNDDADYLKEMEAISTLDYNPGTESPASFDILIGPNLYPMLSAVDKELYPDDDLDLTELVPLGWPIVRWINTLIVIPVFNILGSVFSNYGIIILILTIFIKLILFPFTYKSYMSQAKMRLLNPEIQAINEKYPGQENSMTRQQKTMELYSKAGANPMAGCLPMLLQFPVLIAMFAFFPSCIELRGQSFLWAKDLSAPDAILTWSGNIPLVTEYFGNHLSLFCLLMTVTNIIYTKFTMANQPSSSAMPGMKWMMYLMPLMFLVFFNNYAAGLSYYYFLSLLITIVQMYIFRHVVNEDKMRAKMAEAAKKPRKKSGFMARLEEAQRQQQAMLREQQKRQGGAGKRR comes from the coding sequence ATGGATAAGAACACTATGTACGGCATGCTCCTGATGGGTGCCGTGCTATTAGGATTTATGTGGCTGAATCAGCCGGAACCACAGCCTGGCCCGGCCCCCGACATGGAGGTCACTCAAGAGCAGGCTCAGGCTGCCGCCGACAATCTGCTTGCGTCGCCTTCCGACTCGCTTACGCGCGGACAGCTTGTGATGCTTGCCGATGCTGTGGCCCGTTATGGCGTACAGGACAGTACCGGCACCGGTCGTATCGACCGCGACGGAATAGTGCTTACAGGAAATGGCACGGAAGTCACCGGACATATACGTGTCGACTCCGTTGATGTGCCGGTCGGGATGCTTGCCAATCCGGCTATGGCGCTCACCTCGTCGGGCATCAGCTCAAAGGCCTACTCCGACGCTGTGGCGCGGGTAAAGACACTGCTTCGCGACCTTACCCAATATCAGGGATTTGCACGATATCTCCAGGGCACAAACGATACTGTGCGCCTCGCCAACGACCTTATTTCACTTGACATCTCTACCAAGGGTGCAATGATTGCCGCCGCCGAACTCTCGAAGTACGACAGTTTTCGTGGTGGAAATGTAAAGGTAATCTCCGGTAACGACGACGCCTATTCGTTTATCCTCAGTTCGGCCGACCGCGAGTTTGATACACGTGATTTCTATTTCCGTCCTACCGAAGTCACCGACTCCTCGGTGCTCATGAGCCTCGATCTCGGCAAGGGTACCGAGTTCGGTCTGCGTTATACGCTGCTCCCCGACAGCTATGTAGTGCGTCTCGACGTTGAGCAGAAGGGGATGCAAAGCATTATCCCGTCGAATGTCGTGACAATGGACTTCGTTTGGCGACAGCGCATGATACGCCAGGAGGAAGGCCGCATGTTCGAGGAGCGCAATTCCGCTATTTTCTACAAATATGCCGGAGGCGGTGTTGATAATCTCAAGGAGACATCGTCTGACTCCAAGGAAATCAACGAGCCTGTCAAGTGGCTGGCGTTTAAAAACCAGTTCTTCTCCATGGCTTTCATCGCACGCAATTCGTTCAACAACGCTGCTCTGCAGTCTACGGTACTTTCTGTAAACGATGATGCCGACTATCTCAAGGAGATGGAGGCAATATCCACCCTCGACTACAACCCCGGCACAGAGAGTCCGGCTTCGTTCGATATTCTTATCGGCCCCAACCTCTATCCGATGCTGAGCGCTGTCGACAAGGAACTTTATCCTGACGATGATCTTGACCTTACGGAACTGGTTCCGCTGGGATGGCCTATCGTGAGGTGGATTAATACATTGATTGTAATTCCTGTATTCAATATCCTCGGTTCGGTATTTAGTAATTATGGAATTATAATCCTCATCCTCACTATATTCATCAAGCTCATACTCTTTCCCTTTACTTATAAGAGCTACATGTCCCAGGCCAAGATGCGCCTGCTGAATCCTGAGATTCAGGCTATCAACGAGAAGTATCCGGGCCAGGAAAACTCTATGACCCGCCAGCAGAAGACCATGGAACTTTACTCCAAGGCCGGCGCCAACCCCATGGCCGGATGTCTGCCGATGCTTCTTCAGTTCCCTGTGCTTATAGCGATGTTTGCTTTCTTCCCCTCATGTATCGAACTGCGCGGACAGTCGTTCCTCTGGGCGAAAGACCTTTCGGCTCCTGATGCCATCCTTACATGGTCGGGCAACATACCTCTGGTTACGGAGTACTTCGGCAATCATCTGTCGCTCTTCTGTCTGCTCATGACAGTCACCAATATCATCTATACCAAGTTCACTATGGCCAATCAGCCCTCATCGTCGGCTATGCCGGGCATGAAGTGGATGATGTATCTGATGCCTTTGATGTTCCTGGTGTTCTTCAACAATTACGCTGCAGGTCTGTCATACTATTACTTCCTTTCGCTCCTTATCACCATCGTGCAGATGTATATCTTCCGCCACGTGGTAAACGAGGACAAGATGCGCGCCAAGATGGCCGAGGCTGCCAAGAAGCCCCGTAAGAAGAGCGGATTCATGGCACGTCTTGAAGAGGCGCAGCGCCAGCAGCAAGCCATGCTTCGCGAGCAGCAGAAGCGTCAGGGCGGAGCCGGCAAACGCCGTTGA